In Acidobacteriota bacterium, the DNA window TACCCGGACGGCTCCCCCGTGGTCGTGGTCGTCCCCGGCGGGGTGGGGGGCAGCAACCTTACCAATCCGTTCCAGTTGAACGCGGACGACCTCGTCGTGGTGAACTTCCTCTTTCCCGGCGGAAACGACCCGTCCCGCCCGGACGGCTCGGACGGGGTGTTCGATTTCCGCGGGGCCGGGACCCTCCAGGCCCTGAGGGACGTGTTGCTCTGGGCCTCGGGCGTCACGGGAGACACTCTCGGGCGGAGGATCTCCGAGCTTTCGCCGGTTCCGGTCCGGTCGGACGACGTCGGCCTGATCGGGCTCTCCAACGGGGGCAACCTCTGCCTGGCCGTCGCCGGCGTGCACGGCGCCGAGCTCGACGGGCACCTGCACTGGGTGGTGCAGTGGGAGTCGCCGGCCTCCAGCCAAGCGACCCTGGCGGACTTCGGCCCCGTGAAGTACCGCCCCGAATTCCCCGCCGGCGGGCCCTTCTTCAACCCCCGGTACCTTGGGTACGCGCCCCTGGTCTGCCCGGCGGATTTCTCGGACCTGGGCTACCAGCCGGGGGCGATCTACCCGGTTTTTCACGACGGGAACCACGACGGCGTCTACACCACCGTCACCCTCCCCGACGGCTCCCCGTCCCCCGATCTCAACGGCGACGGTGTTCTGGGGCTCGACGAGGATTTCCCCCTGTCGACCCTCACCGTCGGAGGCCTCGTGTACCACTCGCGTCCGGTCACCGAGGCCCTGGCAGAGCACGACGTTTTTTCGGGGAACTGGCCCGCTGCGCTGGCCACCCCGTCCCAGGCCCGGGACTTCTGGGAGCTGCGGGAGGCGGTGCGTCACTACGAGAACGCCCTGGAGGCGATCCCCGGTCTGGAAGGGATGGTGCTGGCGTCCGTCAGCGACCACGTTCAGACCGCTCCGGACCGCTTCCACATCCACCAGTTGTTCGACGGGTGGAACGCGAACGGCGCCTGGGTCCGGATCAACCCGGCGAAGGCCTACACGGTCCTGGTGGACCCCGCTCTGGCGACGCTCACCGGGGTGCCGGACAACCCCGCCAACACCCCGCCCGCGGACTGGTCGGGGGCCGATTACTGCATGCCCGAGAGCGTGATCGGGCGGACATACCAGTTGGCCGGGGTTTACGAGATGGCGGACCGGGCCCGGGGCACCGGCCTCGTCCCCGGCGACCTGACCAACGACGGGGCCCTGCGCATCGACGACCTGCTGATTCTGGAACATTTTCTGGCCGGGAACCTGGTGGAGCGGCGGTCGCCCTTCCGGTCCACGGCGTCCAAGGCCGACCTGGACGGCAACGGGGTTGTGGACGGCCTCGACAGCCGGATCCTGGCCGCGACGCTGTCGCGCTGAGGGCCCTGGAAGCGCGCCGGCTGGGGCGGCACCGCCACGAGCGGATGAAAAAAAGGTTGTGTTTTCGGCTTTCCGGCCTATAATGAGCGGTTACGACCAGGCCGTCCGGTGCGCCCCGCAGTGCCGATCGCGTGCGGGCGGCCCAGATTCCGAAGGAGGGTCGCCGTGCCCCAGATCTTCGAAGGACAGCTCAACTCCACCGGCCTGCGGGTCGCCATCGTGGTGAGCCGCTTCAACGACGTCATCAGTTCCCGGCTCCTGGACGGCGCCGTGGACGCCCTCCTCCGGACGGGCGCTGATGACGAGGACATCCACGTTTTCCGCGTGCCGGGGTCCTTCGAGATCCCCCTGGCGGCCAAGAAACTGGCGCTCCAGGGCAAGTGGGACGCGGTGGTCTGCCTCGGGGCCCTGGTGAGGGGGGACACGCCCCACTTCGACCTGATCAGCGCGGAGGTCACCAAGGGCATCGCCCAGGTCGCCCTGGAGACGGGCGTCCCCATGACCTTCGGCGTCGTCACGGCCGACACCGTGGAGCAGGCCATCAACCGGGCCGGGCTCAAGAGCGGGAACAAGGGCTTCGACGCCGCCATGGCCGCCGTGGAACTCGCCAACCTGATGAAGAATTTCCAGACGCCGTGAACGCCGCGGCCGGAGTGTCGAATGGGAGCCCGCAGAACAGCCCGTGAGTGCGCCTTGCAACTTCTCTACCAGGCGGACCTGACGCCGACGTCGGTGGTCCCGCCGGTGGAGCTGTTCTGGGAGCGTCACCCCAAGTCGGCGGATATCCGCCACTACGCCGATTTCCTCTACCGGGGAGCGCTGGAGCACCGGGAGGAGATCGACCCGCTGATCCAGCGCTACTCCGAGCACTGGCGGATCGAGCGCATGGCGGTGGTGGACCGCAACATCCTCCGCATCGCGGTCTTCGAGTTTCTGCACGAGGACGAGATCCCCACGACGGTGGTCATCAACGAGGCGCTGGAAATCGCCCGGCGCTTCAGCACCGAGGAGTCCACCCAGTTCATCAACGGGATCCTCGACGCCATCAACAAGCACTACCTCCCCTCGCGCCCGTGAGGCGTCAACCCCACCCAGGAAGGACACCATGAAGCTGAGCGGACCCGAATCCGAACAGGTCGCCACCCGGAAAACGAAGCTGGAGCAGATCGCCCGCATGGGCGTACCGCTCTACCCCTACCGCTATGAGGCCGCCCACACGGTGAGCCGCCTGGTGGAGCGCTACGCCTCCCTCGATGCCGCCACCCTCGAGCAGGACCCCCCGCAGGTCAGGACCGCGGGCCGGATCCTGGCGATCCGCGGCTTCGGCAAGGCCTCCTTCTGCGCCCTCTCGGACGGTGAGAACCGGATCCAGGTCTACGTGAAGAAGAACGAGGTGGACGAGGCCACCTTCGAACTGTTCGGGAACCTCGACATCGGAGACGTCGTCGGCGTGGCCGGCCCCCTCTTCCGCACCCGGACCAACGAGTTGACCATCCTGGTCAAGGAACTGGCTTTCCTCGCCAAGTGCTTCATCCCCCTCCCCGAGAAGTGGCACGGTCTCACCGACGTGGAGATCCGCTACCGGCGCCGCTACCTGGACCTGATGGTCAACCCGGAGGTCCGCGGGGTGTTCCGGAAGCGGGCGAAGATCGTGAAGACCCTGCGCCGCTTCCTCGACGACCGGGACTACCTCGAGGTGGAAACGCCCATGATGCACCCCATCGCGGGGGGCGCCACGGCCCGGCCCTTCATCACCCACCACAACACCCTGGACATGGACCTCTACCTGCGGGTGGCCCCGGAGCTCTACCTGAAGCGGTTGGTGGCCGGCGGCATGGAGCGGGTCTACGAGATCAACCGGAACTTCCGCAACGAGGGGATCTCCACCCAGCACAACCCCGAGTTCACCATGCTGGAGTTCTACCAGGCCTATGCCAACTACCAGGACCTGATCGCCTTGACGCAGGAGATGATTCGGGACGTCGTGGACGCCGTCGCGGGGTTGCGGCAGCTTCGGTTCAAGGAGCACGTCCTCGACTTCGACGCCTTCACCGTCCTCACCCTTCGCGAGGCCATCGTGAAGTTCTGGGACCGGGGCGGCGAGGCCCCGGCGCCGGCGGACCTGGACGACGCCGAGGGTGTGCGGCGTACCCTGGAGCGGGCCGGGATCGAGGCCGGGGAGGCGATGCCCTACGGAAAGCTGCTGGGCCTCCTCTTCGAGGCGGTGGTGGAGGACAAGCTCATCCAGCCCACCTTCATCACCGAGTACCCCATCGAGCTCTCGCCCCTGTCCAAGAAGTCCGCGAACGACCCCCGTTTCGTGGACCGCTTCGAGTTCTTCATCGCCGGCATGGAGATCGCCAACGCCTACAGCGAGCTGAACGACCCGGCGGACCAGGAGGAGCGGTTCCTTCAGCAGGTCCGTGAGCGGGAGCGCGGCGACGAGGAGGCCCAGATGATGGACGAGGACTACATCCGCGCCCTCAGCTACGGCATGCCGCCCACGGCGGGGGAGGGGATCGGCATCGACCGGCTGGCCATGGTGCTGACCGACTCCCCGTCCATCCGGGACGTCATCCTGTTCCCACTGATGAAGCCGAAGGCGGCGGGGGAACGGGGCGAGGGGGAGGAAACGGAGGCGACGGAGGGCGGGGAAACGGTTGCACCCGTGGTTCCACAGGGTTAGTCAAGGGGTTTGGGATCGGGCTCGGCAGCGCCGTCGTGATCGATGGCCAGATCGATGCCGAAGGAAGAAACGGGAGGCACGCCGGCTGAAGCCGGCGCCACGGCAAACGGGATGCGATTCGAGTTCTTCATCGCCACACGCTACCTCAGGGCCCGCCGGAAGCAGGTCCTCATCTCCTTCATCACCCTCATCTCGGTGCTGGGCATTGCCGTGGGTTGTGCCGCCCTCATCTTCATCCTGTCCATGTACACGGGGATGAGCCAGGACCTCCAGCGGAAGCTCCTCGGCGCCACCGCCCACATCACCGTCCTGCCGGCGGGGTCCCGCGCCATCCCGGACGCCGCGGGCGTGGCGGCCCGGTGTCGGGAGGTGCCCGGGGTCCGCCACGCCGTGCCCGCCGTCTACGTCCACGCCATGGCGGGGTCGGGGGCCTCGGCCACGGGGATGGTGCTCAAGGGGGTCGAACCCTCGACGGAGCGGGCGCTCACCCTTTCCTTCGTTCACCTGAAGTCGGGCCGGTTCGAGGACCTCTCGGGCGGCCGGAAGATCCTCCTGGGGGTCGAATCGGCCCGGCGGCTCGGCGTCGGGCCGGGCGACCCGCTCTCCGTCATTGTCCCGAAGGGCGGCCTGTCCCCGCTGGGGGTGATGCCGAAGATCACCCGTTTCCACGTGGCGGGGGTGTTCGAAACCGGCCTGTTCGATTTCGACAACACCTGGGCTTACGTGGACATCGGCCAGGCCCGCCGGCTCGAGGGGCTCGAAGAAGACGCCGCGGACGCCGTGGAACTCCGGGTGGAGGACATCTACCATGTCGGTGAACTGCGTTCGGCCCTGGAGGCGAAACTGGGAAAGGGGCTGGACACCACCGACTGGATCGAGACGAACCGCCCGCTGTTCGCCGCCCTGAAGCTGGAGAAGTGGGGGATGTTCCTCGCCATCGGCCTGATCGTCCTGGTGGCGGCCCTCAACATCGTCACCACGCTGGTGATGATGGTGATGGAGAAGAGTCGGGACATCGCCATCCTCCGGGCGCTGGGCGCCCGGAAGCGGCAGATCATGGCCGTCTTCATCCACCAGGGTCTCCTGATCGGCGCCGTGGGGACCGTCCTGGGGACCGCGCTCGGGGTGGGCCTGTCCTGGGTGTGCGACCGCTACCGCCTCATCAGCCTGGACGCCCAGGTCTACGCCATCCCCTGGCTGCCCTTCCAGACCCGCTTCCTGGACGTGGCGCTGGTGGCCGCCTCGGCCATGCTGATCAGTTTCGCCGCCACCCTCATCCCCTCTCGGCAGGCGGCGTCCATCGACCCCGTGGAGGCGATCCGGTATGAGTGAGGCCCGGCCGACGACGGTGGACGATTCCCCGGGGGAGGTCTTCCTCGCGGTGGAAGGAATCCGGAAGTCCTTCCCTTACGGCAGGGGGCGTCTGGAGGTCCTCAAGGGGGTTTCCCTGACGCTGGGGCGGGGCGCCTTCGCCTCGGTCATGGGGGTCTCGGGGTCGGGGAAGAGCACCCTGCTCCACGTCCTGGGGGCCATGGAAGCCCCCGACGAGGGGCGGGTCCTCCTGGGCGGCCGGGACGTCTTCGCCGCGTCCCCGGAAGCGAGGGCGGATTTCCGGAACCGCCACGTGGGCTTCGTCTTCCAGTTTCACCACCTCCTGCCGGAGTTCGACGCGGAGGAGAACCTCTGCATGCCCCTGCTGATTCGCGGGGAACGGAAGGCGGCCGCCCGGGAGCGCGCCCTGGGCATTCTCGAGGAGTTGGGGTTGGCGGACCGCCGGCGCAGCCGTCCGGGGAAACTGAGCGGGGGGGAGCAACAACGCCTGGCCATCGGCCGCGCGCTGATCACGGGCCCCGACCTGCTGCTCATGGACGAACCCACCGGCAACCTGGACCCGAAAACCGGCGACCGGGTGATGGAGTATGTATTCGGAATGACCCGGACCCGGCTCACCACCGTCCTCCTGGTCACCCACAACCCGGACCTGGCGTCCCGCTGCGGGACCCGGCTGGTCTTGAGCGCCGGGGAGCTGAAAAATCCTTCCCCGGACTCAATTTTTTGTTGATTTCCTGTTGCATTGCCATTAGACTTCGTTTATCATTTGGTTTTTGATGAAGGCATTAAATTAACTTTTTTAGGAGGTTTTTCATGAAAAAAGTTCTTCTGCTCGCCGTGATCGCGGTTTTCGGCCTTCTGGTCCTGGCCGGCTGCCAAAAGGAAGAGGCTCCTGCTCCTCCGACGGACGTCCCGCCCGCTCCGGTCGTCACCGCTCCGGTTGAGCCCGTGACCCCGCCCGCCACCGTGGAACCCGCCGTGACCCCCGAGCCCACCGTGACTCCGGAACCGGTCAAGGAAGAGCCCAAGAAGGAAGAGGCCAAGAAGCCTGCTCCCAAGAAGTAAGCAAGACTTCACTGACGCGTGAAAGGGAGGCGAAAGCCTCCCTTTTTTTTTATCCGGGCGGGGTGTGAATGACCTCACCCGCCCAAGCCCCCCGCGAAGCAGGCCTCCCGCAAAAGTGCTGAGCTCCGACCCCAAGGACCCGGCCATGACAGCGGGCGGCCCGTTTTCTTTGTTGATCAGCGCCCCCGCTCGAGGAGGGGGACGGAGATTTCCACCTTCCGGCCGTTGCGGTACAGGTTCATCTTGACCGTCTCCCCCGGGGAGAGGTTCAGGAGGTAGCCTGCCAGGTCGGCGTTGGACGTCACGGGGCGACCGTCGACCTGCACGATGAAGTCGCCGTTGACGATGAGCCGCATCCGGCCCAGGAGCGCCCGGGTGTTGCCGCCCCGCACCCCGGCGCGGGCGGCGCTGCTGCCGGGGTCCACGTACTCCACCAGGACGCCGTTCTCCTCCGGGAGGTTGAGGTATCGGGCGAGGTCGGGGGTCACGTCGATCCCGTGGATGCCGATCCACGGCCGCCGGACGCGCCCTTCCCGGATGAGGTCGTTGCCGACGCGCACCACGGTGGCGACGGGCACGGCGAACCCGATGCCGATGTTCCCGCCGTGGGTGGTGAAGATGGAGGTGTTGAGGCCGATCATTTTCCCCTGGGAATCGATGAGCGGGCCGCCGCTGTTGCCCGGGTTGATGGCGGCGTCGGTCTGGATCACCCCGTCGATGACGAAGCCGGAGTTGGACTTGATGCTGCGCCCGAGCGAGGAGATGATCCCGGCCGACATGGTGCGGGAGAGGCCGAAGGGGTTGCCGATGGCGTAGACCTTCTGGCCGACCCGGAGGTTCCGGGACGTCCCCAGGG includes these proteins:
- a CDS encoding 6,7-dimethyl-8-ribityllumazine synthase, giving the protein MPQIFEGQLNSTGLRVAIVVSRFNDVISSRLLDGAVDALLRTGADDEDIHVFRVPGSFEIPLAAKKLALQGKWDAVVCLGALVRGDTPHFDLISAEVTKGIAQVALETGVPMTFGVVTADTVEQAINRAGLKSGNKGFDAAMAAVELANLMKNFQTP
- the nusB gene encoding transcription antitermination factor NusB, which gives rise to MGARRTARECALQLLYQADLTPTSVVPPVELFWERHPKSADIRHYADFLYRGALEHREEIDPLIQRYSEHWRIERMAVVDRNILRIAVFEFLHEDEIPTTVVINEALEIARRFSTEESTQFINGILDAINKHYLPSRP
- the lysS gene encoding lysine--tRNA ligase, whose product is MKLSGPESEQVATRKTKLEQIARMGVPLYPYRYEAAHTVSRLVERYASLDAATLEQDPPQVRTAGRILAIRGFGKASFCALSDGENRIQVYVKKNEVDEATFELFGNLDIGDVVGVAGPLFRTRTNELTILVKELAFLAKCFIPLPEKWHGLTDVEIRYRRRYLDLMVNPEVRGVFRKRAKIVKTLRRFLDDRDYLEVETPMMHPIAGGATARPFITHHNTLDMDLYLRVAPELYLKRLVAGGMERVYEINRNFRNEGISTQHNPEFTMLEFYQAYANYQDLIALTQEMIRDVVDAVAGLRQLRFKEHVLDFDAFTVLTLREAIVKFWDRGGEAPAPADLDDAEGVRRTLERAGIEAGEAMPYGKLLGLLFEAVVEDKLIQPTFITEYPIELSPLSKKSANDPRFVDRFEFFIAGMEIANAYSELNDPADQEERFLQQVRERERGDEEAQMMDEDYIRALSYGMPPTAGEGIGIDRLAMVLTDSPSIRDVILFPLMKPKAAGERGEGEETEATEGGETVAPVVPQG
- a CDS encoding lipoprotein-releasing ABC transporter permease subunit, which codes for MPKEETGGTPAEAGATANGMRFEFFIATRYLRARRKQVLISFITLISVLGIAVGCAALIFILSMYTGMSQDLQRKLLGATAHITVLPAGSRAIPDAAGVAARCREVPGVRHAVPAVYVHAMAGSGASATGMVLKGVEPSTERALTLSFVHLKSGRFEDLSGGRKILLGVESARRLGVGPGDPLSVIVPKGGLSPLGVMPKITRFHVAGVFETGLFDFDNTWAYVDIGQARRLEGLEEDAADAVELRVEDIYHVGELRSALEAKLGKGLDTTDWIETNRPLFAALKLEKWGMFLAIGLIVLVAALNIVTTLVMMVMEKSRDIAILRALGARKRQIMAVFIHQGLLIGAVGTVLGTALGVGLSWVCDRYRLISLDAQVYAIPWLPFQTRFLDVALVAASAMLISFAATLIPSRQAASIDPVEAIRYE
- a CDS encoding ABC transporter ATP-binding protein codes for the protein MSEARPTTVDDSPGEVFLAVEGIRKSFPYGRGRLEVLKGVSLTLGRGAFASVMGVSGSGKSTLLHVLGAMEAPDEGRVLLGGRDVFAASPEARADFRNRHVGFVFQFHHLLPEFDAEENLCMPLLIRGERKAAARERALGILEELGLADRRRSRPGKLSGGEQQRLAIGRALITGPDLLLMDEPTGNLDPKTGDRVMEYVFGMTRTRLTTVLLVTHNPDLASRCGTRLVLSAGELKNPSPDSIFC
- a CDS encoding trypsin-like peptidase domain-containing protein; translated protein: MRHTDRFDRALIFWMLLLTAAGSALITVLVLWKLGFVQGSEAGSKPPVLAEAPPHFPRKFSPDEEESIRVYEQLSNAVVNITTVEVSYDFFLEPTREEGTGSGVVMDNEGHILTNHHVIKNADYIQVTLADKSKYKAEVRGIDAVNDLAILKINAPKELLTPIPLGTSRNLRVGQKVYAIGNPFGLSRTMSAGIISSLGRSIKSNSGFVIDGVIQTDAAINPGNSGGPLIDSQGKMIGLNTSIFTTHGGNIGIGFAVPVATVVRVGNDLIREGRVRRPWIGIHGIDVTPDLARYLNLPEENGVLVEYVDPGSSAARAGVRGGNTRALLGRMRLIVNGDFIVQVDGRPVTSNADLAGYLLNLSPGETVKMNLYRNGRKVEISVPLLERGR